From Candidatus Methanoperedens sp., a single genomic window includes:
- a CDS encoding nucleotide sugar dehydrogenase, with the protein MHRIAVIGLGKAGLPLASVIADSGFEVTGVDIDERKCGLINRGINPIPDEQGLDELITKHGGKNLIATAEYKDAKDSNFFIVIVPLFIDENHIPDYDILENAFRNIGKILKKGDCVVLETTVPPLITETSVKGWLEEESSLKFGDFYLAYSPERIMTGYSISRLREFPKVIGGVDEKSGKIAFEVYNTFIPNLHLVSSARVAEFIKVIEGCYRDVNIALANELFKIAGELGIDFYEAREYANHQYCNIHLPSTGVGGHCIPFYPWFLIKEMERRTKYDYGSLLRTSREINDQMINYWAERIILKCLRINKSLGEVKICVRGITYREGIKELINSMNLALVKLLMKKGLKVYAYDELFTQEEIESMGLRFIKPDDADIVFDCFKLAIE; encoded by the coding sequence GATCGGTCTGGGGAAGGCTGGATTGCCTCTCGCAAGCGTGATTGCGGACAGCGGATTTGAAGTTACTGGTGTGGATATAGATGAGAGAAAATGTGGTCTTATTAACAGGGGTATAAATCCAATCCCTGATGAACAGGGTTTAGACGAATTGATCACAAAACATGGCGGAAAAAATTTAATCGCAACGGCAGAATATAAAGACGCAAAGGATTCTAATTTTTTTATTGTTATCGTTCCGTTATTTATCGATGAAAATCACATCCCTGATTATGATATTTTGGAGAATGCTTTCAGAAATATAGGAAAGATTTTGAAAAAGGGCGATTGCGTTGTTTTAGAAACCACAGTCCCGCCATTGATTACCGAGACAAGTGTTAAAGGTTGGCTGGAAGAGGAAAGCAGCCTGAAATTTGGTGATTTTTATCTTGCGTATTCTCCTGAGAGAATTATGACCGGATACAGCATTTCCAGGTTAAGGGAGTTCCCAAAGGTCATCGGTGGCGTGGACGAGAAAAGCGGGAAAATAGCGTTTGAAGTTTACAATACGTTTATCCCGAACCTGCATTTAGTATCATCTGCAAGGGTTGCGGAGTTTATTAAGGTCATTGAAGGATGTTACAGGGATGTGAATATCGCCCTGGCAAATGAGCTGTTCAAGATCGCCGGTGAACTGGGCATTGATTTTTATGAAGCTAGGGAATATGCAAATCACCAATACTGCAACATCCACCTGCCGTCTACTGGAGTTGGCGGACACTGCATCCCATTTTACCCGTGGTTTTTGATCAAGGAAATGGAGCGGAGAACTAAATATGATTATGGTAGTTTATTGAGAACTTCAAGAGAGATAAACGACCAGATGATAAATTACTGGGCTGAGAGGATCATCCTGAAATGTTTGAGGATCAATAAATCATTAGGGGAAGTAAAAATATGCGTCAGGGGGATAACGTACAGGGAGGGGATTAAAGAACTGATTAACAGCATGAACCTGGCTCTTGTGAAACTGCTGATGAAAAAGGGTTTGAAAGTGTACGCTTACGATGAGCTGTTTACTCAAGAGGAGATTGAGAGCATGGGTTTAAGGTTCATAAAGCCAGATGATGCGGATATAGTGTTTGATTGCTTTAAATTGGCGATAGAATGA